A window of the candidate division KSB1 bacterium genome harbors these coding sequences:
- a CDS encoding RnfABCDGE type electron transport complex subunit D, which produces MRRLLERLFQSAYGLVSKYKALSPLRTALQALDAFFFLKPEVPVAPPYVRDPLDLKRFMIMVVFALMPATLASIYFFGWRSIAIIAVSYVFGVGTEWLFAYARKEEIHEGAFVTCLIFPLILPPTIPLWMVAVGIVFATVFAKEAFGGTGRNIFNVAMIGRLFLAVAFPATMTTRWQQPFRSGLGGFAKWTADVVTGATPLISYKATHSLTGLKELFVGTVAGALGETSALLILLGGVFLVATKVANWRLPLGYLGAMAVFSAIGSSLWPERFAPPLFQLLAGGAMFGAMFMLTDPVTCCFTKVGKWIYAVAAGIITVLIRGLSGYVEGVMFAIIFMNTFAPLIDHLVLMAKYREVASR; this is translated from the coding sequence ATGCGGCGACTGCTTGAGCGTCTTTTCCAGAGTGCCTATGGCCTTGTGAGCAAGTACAAGGCCCTCTCTCCCTTGCGCACTGCCCTGCAGGCCCTGGATGCTTTCTTCTTCCTGAAACCAGAGGTCCCAGTGGCGCCCCCGTATGTGCGCGACCCCTTGGATTTGAAACGCTTCATGATTATGGTCGTTTTTGCGCTGATGCCCGCGACCCTGGCTTCCATCTATTTCTTCGGCTGGCGCAGCATCGCCATCATAGCAGTATCGTACGTTTTCGGCGTGGGTACCGAGTGGCTCTTTGCCTATGCGCGCAAGGAGGAGATACACGAAGGGGCATTTGTCACCTGCCTCATCTTTCCGCTGATTCTGCCTCCCACTATTCCTCTCTGGATGGTTGCCGTCGGCATCGTCTTCGCCACAGTGTTTGCCAAGGAAGCCTTTGGCGGCACCGGACGCAACATCTTCAACGTGGCGATGATCGGTCGGCTCTTCTTGGCGGTCGCCTTTCCCGCGACGATGACGACTCGCTGGCAGCAGCCGTTTCGCTCCGGCTTAGGCGGATTTGCCAAATGGACCGCGGATGTTGTCACCGGCGCCACGCCGCTCATTTCGTACAAGGCCACGCATTCCTTGACCGGCCTTAAGGAGCTGTTTGTAGGCACGGTGGCCGGCGCCCTCGGCGAGACGTCCGCACTTCTGATCCTGCTCGGGGGAGTGTTCCTTGTCGCCACCAAAGTGGCCAACTGGCGCCTGCCGTTAGGTTACTTGGGGGCAATGGCGGTCTTTTCTGCAATTGGCTCCTCGCTCTGGCCTGAAAGGTTCGCGCCGCCGCTTTTCCAGTTGCTGGCCGGTGGCGCAATGTTTGGAGCAATGTTTATGCTCACCGACCCGGTCACCTGTTGTTTCACCAAGGTGGGCAAGTGGATCTACGCCGTAGCTGCCGGCATCATCACGGTGCTCATCCGCGGCCTGTCCGGCTAC